A region of Nakaseomyces glabratus chromosome M, complete sequence DNA encodes the following proteins:
- the ECM33 gene encoding Ecm33p (CAGL0M01826g~Ecm33-family protein with a predicted role in cell wall biogenesis and organization; predicted GPI-anchor): MKVTSLVYAAMATSVLGQNSTSDDVPSGCSLGSSATATAQSDLDKYSGCETIVGNLTITGALGSAALAGVKKIDGSLRIYNATSLGSFAADSVKEITGALNMQDLTILTTASFGALEEVDTINLITLPAISTFNTNLQSANNIVVSDTSLESVEGFGSLKEVNVLNINNNRYLNSFKSSLESVSGALQFASNADETAVSFDNLIWANNITLRDVQNASFAKLESVNASLGFINNTISTLNLTHLSKVGQSLSVVSNDDLTQLSFLNLTSVGGGLVVANNTNLKTIDGLKNVQTVGGAIDITGNFTTLDLSSLKSVRGGATFNTVSGNFSCSPLKSLQSKGAIQGDSFVCKNGATSTSISMSSRSRSSSASSSASATVTARSNDTASTSSTKTKKSKGAAAQEVFPAGSFFGAVAAVAVALL, translated from the coding sequence atgaagGTCACATCATTGGTATATGCCGCTATGGCTACTTCTGTTTTGGGTCAGAACTCTACATCTGACGATGTTCCATCTGGGTGTTCTCTTGGTAGCAGTGCTACTGCTACTGCACAGTCTGATCTGGACAAGTACAGCGGGTGTGAGACCATTGTTGGTAACTTGACCATCACTGGTGCTCTTGGCTCTGCTGCGCTAGCCGGTGTCAAGAAGATCGATGGTTCTTTGAGAATCTACAATGCCACCTCCTTGGGCTCTTTTGCTGCTGACTCCGTCAAGGAGATCACCGGTGCTTTGAACATGCAGGACTTGACCATCTTGACCACTGCGTCCTTCGGTGCGCTGGAAGAAGTCGACACCATCAACTTGATCACTCTGCCAGCCATCTCCACTTTCAACACTAACTTGCAATCCGCCAACAACATCGTCGTCTCCGACACCTCTTTGGAGTCCGTCGAAGGTTTCGGCTCTTTGAAAGAGGTCAACGTCCTaaacatcaacaacaacagataCTTGAACTCTTTCAAGTCCTCTTTGGAATCCGTGTCAGGTGCTTTGCAATTCGCCTCCAACGCCGATGAAACCGCCGTGTCCTTTGACAACTTGATCTGGGCCAACAACATCACCTTGAGAGACGTCCAAAACGCCTCTTTCGCCAAGCTGGAGTCCGTTAACGCCTCCCTGGgtttcatcaacaacacCATCTCCACTTTGAACTTGACCCACTTGTCCAAGGTCGGTCAATCCCTATCCGTTGTCTCCAACGATGACTTGACCCAGTTGTCCTTCTTGAACTTGACCTCCGTCGGCGGTGGTCTGGTCGTCGCCAACAACACTAACTTGAAGACCATCGACGGTTTGAAGAACGTCCAAACTGTCGGCGGTGCCATCGACATCACCGGTAACTTCACCACTTTGGACTTGTCCTCCTTGAAGTCCGTCAGAGGTGGTGCCACTTTCAACACCGTCTCCGGTAACTTCTCCTGCTCTCCTTTGAAGTCCCTACAAAGCAAGGGTGCCATCCAAGGTGACTCCTTCGTCTGCAAGAACGGTGCTACTTCCACTTCCATCAGCATGTCTTCCAGATCCCGCTCTTCTTCCGCCTCTTCCTCCGCTTCCGCTACTGTTACCGCCAGATCCAACGACACTGCTTCCACTTCCTCCACCAAGACCAAGAAGTCTAAGGGTGCCGCCGCCCAAGAAGTCTTCCCAGCCGGCTCCTTCTTCGGTGCCGTCGCTGCTGTCGCCGTCGCTTTGCTATGA